The Gloeocapsa sp. PCC 73106 genome segment ATGTTTAGCTTTTTCTTTGGGTTCAGGATAATACCAAGCCGCGTCTTTGTTTTCTTGTCCATTCACTGCTAAAGTGTAGTAGCTAGCTTGTCCTTTCCAGGGGCAAACGGTGTGGGTAGCGCTTGCTTGGAAATATTCGGGCTTAATCGAGTCAGGAGGAAAGTAGTAATTTCCCTCCACAGTTTGACAACTGTCACTTTCTGCCACAACTACGCCATTCCAAATTGCTTTTACCATGGTTACTTTACACTCTAGATAGCTAAAATTTAATTATATATTATAATCATATTGCTCAAACCATCCCCAAACTGAAAAGCTAAAACAGCCGTTTGACGAATGATATCATGTCCGCTTAATTAGTTACTATAAAGAAAGTGAGTCACATTTTTATCTAAACCGGCTCTTTTAGCATTATGGGGTAAATTGTCGAATACAAGGAAGATTTTTACCCCTTACCCTTTACCCTTTACCCTGGAAACCCCCTCCTATTGACAACTAACCTGAGGTAGTGGAGGTCGCGATACATTGTCTGGGGTAGGATAGGCGACTAGGGTGACATTACCATGTTCGTCCTTTATCATTCCCATCGCGGGGACTATTTCTCTGACTGCGGGAGGTTTTTCTGCTTCTTGATTGACTTCGGTGTTTTCCTCTACTGCAGGTTCTATTAATCCTACGGTTACCTCATCTACTGATTGGAGTTGGTCGGGACTGTTGGGTAATCCTCCTCTTCCTGTGAT includes the following:
- a CDS encoding DUF427 domain-containing protein, translating into MVKAIWNGVVVAESDSCQTVEGNYYFPPDSIKPEYFQASATHTVCPWKGQASYYTLAVNGQENKDAAWYYPEPKEKAKHIANYVAFWKGVKVSA